The proteins below come from a single Amphiura filiformis chromosome 15, Afil_fr2py, whole genome shotgun sequence genomic window:
- the LOC140171910 gene encoding ADP,ATP carrier protein 1-like — translation MQVQAVSTQISADQQYKGIVDCFSRVVKEQGVGSLWRGNLANVIRYFPTQALNFAFKDKYKQLFLKGVDQKRQFWRYFAGNLASGGAAGATSLCFVYPLDFARTRLAADVGKGTSRQYSGLVDCLKKNMKSDGILGLYRGFGVSVQGIIVYRAAYFGTYDTAKGMLPGGKKNLLVSFVIAQIVTNVSGIVSYPFDTVRRRMMMQAGRKDVVYKSTIDCWRKIAQQEGGKAFFKGAFSNILRGTGGAMVLVLYDEIKHFLG, via the coding sequence ATGCAGGTGCAAGCAGTGTCAACTCAGATTTCCGCCGACCAACAGTACAAAGGCATCGTTGACTGCTTCTCCAGAGTCGTCAAGGAACAAGGTGTCGGCTCCCTCTGGAGAGGTAACCTGGCCAATGTCATCCGTTACTTTCCAACACAGGCGCTCAACTTCGCCTTCAAAGACAAATACAAGCAGTTGTTCCTGAAAGGCGTCGACCAGAAGAGACAATTCTGGCGCTACTTTGCCGGTAATCTGGCTTCTGGTGGTGCGGCTGGTGCCACTTCGCTCTGCTTCGTGTATCCGTTAGATTTTGCCAGAACCCGACTCGCCGCCGATGTCGGCAAGGGAACAAGTCGGCAATATAGCGGGTTGGTAGATTGTCTGAAGAAAAATATGAAGTCTGATGGAATACTAGGATTGTACCGTGGTTTCGGCGTATCCGTCCAGGGCATCATCGTGTACAGAGCCGCGTACTTCGGCACCTACGACACGGCGAAAGGCATGCTCCCTGGTGGGAAGAAGAACCTACTCGTCAGCTTCGTCATCGCTCAGATAGTAACCAACGTTTCCGGAATCGTCTCATATCCATTCGATACTGTCAGACGACGCATGATGATGCAGGCAGGACGTAAGGATGTTGTCTACAAGAGCACAATTGATTGCTGGAGGAAGATTGCTCAGCAAGAAGGTGGTAAGGCGTTCTTCAAGGGTGCCTTCTCAAACATCCTCCGTGGTACTGGTGGCGCCATGGTGCTGGTCCTGTACGACGAGATCAAGCATTTCCTGGGATAA